The Glycine max cultivar Williams 82 chromosome 17, Glycine_max_v4.0, whole genome shotgun sequence genome contains the following window.
TTTATGAAGGATAACCATCACATAATCATGCCAACACACAGCTTCACCGTCCTTTGGCAGCATACATGCCTTCATTCgcatgtctttccttcttagttCTTTGCTAATAACATTATTActataaaaatgtaataaatatggTAAAGAGATAATCTCTGCATTAAACCTTGGAAATGGCTATTATAATCTGAAATTGCACACAGGTGAGACCTCTGTTATATTTGCTTGAACTTAGAGGATCTAGAAACATTTTAAACTCTAAACTGATGATTTATCCAGAATTGGGTAGAGTTCCAACCCTTTAGAATGGCATTCATCAGCCTAAAATTATGCATAGCTTTGATAGAAAAGAAGCATATGCAAATGTGCATCAATCCAATAAATGGTATAAGCTACCACATATTCTAATCATTATCTTAACCTGAGTTATATACAATACATAGGTCTTCAATTACCACCTTCAGATTCGAAGTTCCAATACATCCACTATCTTGCTTATAGCCAAAATTATACTGCATTATGTATGAAATGCGGGTCTTTCCTGGCACTTCAACCCTCAAAACGTCTGAACCAGTCACTAATGGTTCTGGCAAGGATCTTGGTATCATTCAAAGAAAGAGATTTAAGCCCTTGAGCAACAGCATCTGCTGGAGTATACAATTTACCCACCTGCCATCTCGGTTCCTGATCTCCCAGTGTAATCAGTCAGTAATGAAAAAGGAGCACCACAAAATGTAAATGAACTGAAATGTAAGGCTTTTTATAAGGAAAGGAATCATCATAAATCTTCCTTAACACAGCAatgcaaaatcatattttaattaaaaaaaaactacaactgtataaaaaatcatgtttccTTCAATCAATTGAGTGGAATAAtgttcttatcttttctttttttataaactaaaactTTTGGCATTATCCTAATGATTCAGCTATTCATGATTGTGTGTCCAAAACTATCTGAAGAAATATCCAATTCAGACAATATCAGTAGTGTGTGACATGTGCcaacaaaaacttaaataataaaataagtgaaaGTAAATCAAGGGaaaatatttagaagaaaacatttcatttttttatgttaattacaAAATCTTCTTTTCCTGCAAGGACTTCAGAAGATTTAATTGTATTTCAAATAATGCTATTTGCATGTAAACTAAGTCACTTCACTGCCATGATAACTCAAGGAACAAGGAAGCAGATTCCAGCAAAAGAGGAAAACTTCACTGTAATAAACAGAAGGATGCTAGTATGGAATAAAAGGAGGATAAAAAGAAGTTTTACCTGAATGCATGGTGTGATGTGGTTACCACTTAATGTTACTTTTTCTAATGTCCCACCCAATGACTCCACGCGAAGCTTTAGTGTTTCTTCAAGAATATCTGTCTCATCAATTGCATCAGAATTGAACTTCACCTAGAGAGACAGATAGACAATGTCAGACACATCTTATCAAGCCAGCCATCTTTCAAGAATAAGTTCTAAGGTGTAAGGCATCAGACAAACCAATAGTGTGTGTTCAACATTGTATAAACATTTAAAGCAATCACGGTTTTCAGATGGTGTTGGCTTGAACTCTGATACTCCTTGTGTAACCTGACAGAGAGATATATGTGcatcaataaaataagttttaagcaTCATTGTCATGCTTGCCCATcattattattcattataaatCAATGGTTACAAAGATCACCCTTAGCTATTTATCCATTGCCTGAGTTAAACTAAAGAAATTATATGCATCTAATACGTGCAAAATTAactagtgaaaaaaattaacttaagaaATTATATGCATCTAATATGTGTTAAACGGATGTGGTTATTACATATAACTGGAGGCATAGGAATCAACAGCAAAACATGACCTATAAGGTTTTCCCTTTAACACATACCTAATTGAAAGAAATAGCATAAAATATCAAGTCAACATTAACACACCTCATTCATTACTGACGGTAACTGATCAACAAATTTAGTTAATGAATTCAGTATTTCCTGCTCGGTTTCCTGTAGAGTTGATCTAACAGCATCCAACATCATCTTCCACACATCTCCTACATAGATTGCAGGTGACATTCATCATAGATACTCAAATTATTATAGTTAATTATGAAATGATATATGCATAAATATATAACGAGACAAAGTCTGCATGTTATTGAATATTTGAGCACACCAAGGATTCCAACTGAGTATTGAGGTGATAGGGAAACAACTGCATCCATTGGTAGTAATAGCAGAATTACATTATTAGAGGATCAACAACAATTTTGGATTTCAGACCAAGATAGACTTTTGATTTAGAACAGAATTATTATGCGTTTGGATTCTCTGGTGCAGCTGGCTATCTACAGCTCCCTGCTGCAACAATCTCAAccataaatgaaatacaacGGTTCATATAGgtttaaatgttaaaataattaaaaacttaaaaaatgaaGTCTTTCTTTCCTAGCAAATGAAACAAAGTCTTAACTACTGTGATGAGgccattttggccattcttTTGTATCTTTTCCATCCGTGATAATTATAGAGCATCAGTGTATTACTATTGTGagtgataattttatattgatttttattaaaattaataaatttaatgattttccttttattacaaaattatataaaattatttttagtaatataaaggaaaaactaataaaattatttaattgtaaatgcattatttataacttaaaaTAGCAATACcagatgataaaataaaataatatattaaaaagaaagataaataatattcaaatactttgcctaagaaaaagaaaaaagatataattatCTTCATAACAAAactatgaaaagaaataaaaaaatatgtatttaaaaatatgaaagaatgtCATTATCTTTATaatgaaaactataaaatgagaataaaatacattataaaagtaaagagtgagataaataacatttaaaagtCGATATTAAACTcacaaaatagaaattattgttattataatattaagatattatatatatatatatatatatatatatatatatatatatacttttctaTCAATAATCCTacatttatcaaaatataaaataaatttatttattttttataaaataaaaatatttacttttttacatgaacaataaataaataaataaaattacattcctataataattaataaattcataGACGTTTaacatattgaaaattaaaaataaaatcttatctgAAACATAAATAACAATTGTAATAGATAAAGAATAGTGAATACAtaagtaaaaattgaaaaaaaagttttaaataaagAAGTCTTATGTTAGGCTAGCTGCGCTGCTAAATAAATTGAGATGTAATCATCTAATTTGCAGGTGAAGACTTTATTTCATTTGGCAAGAAAGGAtgcatttttatgttttaaattattttaatgtttaaactTATATAACCGTTAGATAAATTTGCGGTTGAGATTGCTGCAGCAGGGGGCTGCAGAGAATCCAAACGCAATTATTatagcctctttgcatatgcaagggtaaggctgcatATAATTTCACTCCCCCATACCTTCTCTTAGTGAAGAGCCTTTTGGAATTAGGGTACGTTAGTTATCTGACTTTCTAAATTCTCTACTTATTCAATCACATCACCTCTAGTAAATGGTAAAATAAGGAATAAGTAGGATGATATACAGATGCATATTTAGTCACTAAACAAATTAGGCAATGACAACAACActgccttttatttttttctaaccgAACCAAATGGCGTCGTGTGATCTATGTAAAGGCTTTGTTATTGTTGTACAGCAATGCTACCTTTTTTGGCTGATTTTAGCAATTGGAAGAGTAAGATATAGTTTACGAAGCTACAGCATTACAAAACTTTGAAGCAAAACCAGAAGAAGTAAGCTATGAAGATACCTGATGCATTTCTAGCTATCGAGTAAAAAGGAGTTGCCTCCACAACTGGCATCATTTGGCTGACTGCAGGACCCAACTGCAGGGCAGCACTGCAAAGTTTTAGAGCACAATTGAGATGAACAACTTACAAAGATGCTCTATCAGCTGAAATGCAGTAtgaatatgaataatattacAGCCTTTCAAGAACATATTTTCTCTTTAAGGACATATGAAATGATTTCATGAAACATGTTGATTTCATTGGTTCTTATTCTATACTGGATGGTATGAATAAAGAGAAACAGTCAATTCCATCAGCAACATCATTGATTGTTCTAGACAAACTAAATTTATCTTTAGATTGCCTGTAAGTGTGTAAGTTGATGGTTATGCCAATAATGGCTATGCTAATTGAACTTAAATACATGTATATATGTTACAGTTCTTGAGCTTACTAGCCAATTATTTAAACAGGATCAGAAAAGGAATGGAAATGAAACCAGAAGCTTTCCTAAGCTTATTTGTTTCCCATTTACCTGAACAGATTTATGGAATCCTTTTGTAGCTATACCAAATAagtagaaagagaaagaaaaaaaaaatactaaattcgGTTTAGTTATTCATGACCAGTATTTAATTTTCCTATATCTGTTTTTATCACATCTTTGATCATTTTGTCAATAGTCCATACCATCCAGGTGAAATACAAAACATCAAGGAATCCAGttcaaataatgaaatatttctcaaaagaaaatattcttattaaaaGTCATATGTCAAGCAAAAAGTATTTATACCTCAACGAAGTGTAGCAATCCTCCACAATTTTTGCATCCTCAACCAAACTTAAttctaaatttcataacaaaagatatgggaaggCAAACATAGCCTATAGGAAAAATATCTCTTTACTATAACCACAAGAATGAAGAACCAGACATTATACTAAATTGGCCTCTAAAGACTCTTGAGTGTAAATACCTGTTCAAAGTAAGGGACTGCCTCCGTTGCTGGCCTGTTGTTGTATGCGATTATGGCATTAGCCTTCCACAAGAGATATATACCTTTTCGTCACACTCCTTATTGCTATAAGTTTTATTGAAGTAAATGAAACTTCATGATCCACAATATGCTTCCACAAACAAAAATTCTcttacaataatttaatttttataaaaactactATTAAGTTGAACTATCAAAATCATTTTgtgcatatataaatataatcttatggagggcgagccctggtgcagcggtaaagttgtgccttggtgacttgttggtcatgggttcgaatccggaaacagcctctttgcatatgca
Protein-coding sequences here:
- the LOC100799131 gene encoding uncharacterized protein isoform X2 gives rise to the protein MEMASSSFILGSDFKCMFSSRNTKTMSGFGALRHPHPNGLFSKCFHFHTLSTRTVSGTTKMVSDVYVGGVTSFRVNSKMYTKLDSCLVIPPTPNRAKPRAIVKFLGGAFIGAVPEVTYGYLTELLAKEGFLVVVVPYNVTFDHSQAAKQVYERFQACLGTILTSGLPQANLSPAQLEDLPLFSIGHRPATEAVPYFEQLGPAVSQMMPVVEATPFYSIARNASGDVWKMMLDAVRSTLQETEQEILNSLTKFVDQLPSVMNEVTQGVSEFKPTPSENRDCFKCLYNVEHTLLVKFNSDAIDETDILEETLKLRVESLGGTLEKVTLSGNHITPCIQEPRWQVGKLYTPADAVAQGLKSLSLNDTKILARTISDWFRRFEG